In Musa acuminata AAA Group cultivar baxijiao chromosome BXJ2-8, Cavendish_Baxijiao_AAA, whole genome shotgun sequence, one genomic interval encodes:
- the LOC103995258 gene encoding dihydropyrimidine dehydrogenase (NADP(+)), chloroplastic codes for MATLSLRGPAGSNLSLGPRRAAARPDLRLRRVRITAAGGGDGAAGEPDLRVRVNGLEMPNPFVIGSGPPGTNYTVMKRAFDEGWGAVIAKTVSLDAAKVVNVTPRYARLRAGSNGSAKGPIIGWENIELISDRPLETMLNEFKQLKEEYPDRVLIASIMEEYNKDAWQELIERVEATGVDALEINFSCPHGMPERKMGAAVGQDCTLLEEVCGWINEKATVPVWAKMTPNITDISQPARVALKSGCEGVSAINTIMSVMGIDLNTLRPEPCVEGYSTPGGYSARAVHPIALGKVMQIAKMMTTEFGNTDCSLSGIGGVETGGDAAEFILLGSNTVQVCTGVMMHGYGLVNKLCAELKDFMRKHNFSSIEDFRGVSLQYFTTHTDLVKRQQQAIRQRKAVRKGLQSDKEWTGDGFVKESESMVSN; via the exons ATGGCGACTTTGTCTTTAAGGGGGCCGGCGGGGAGCAACTTGTCGCTGGGGCCGAGGAGGGCGGCTGCTCGGCCAGATCTCCGGCTCCGCCGAGTTCGGATCACCGCGGCGGGAGGGGGTGATGGCGCCGCGGGCGAGCCGGACCTTCGAGTTCGAGTAAATGGCCTGGAGATGCCCAATCCCTTCGTGATCGGGTCCGGGCCGCCCGGGACCAACTACACCGTCATGAAGAGGGCCTTCGATGAGGGGTGGGGCGCCGTCATAGCCAAAACG GTATCCTTGGATGCTGCGAAAGTAGTGAATGTGACTCCTCGTTATGCTCGGCTTCGGGCAGGATCAAATGGGTCAGCAAAGGGACCAATTATTGGATGGGAGAATATTGAACTTATCAGCGATCGGCCTCTTGAAACTATGTTAAATGAGTTCAAGCAACTAAAAGAAGAGTATCCTGATAGAGTCCTTATTGCTTCAATTATGGAGGAATATAATAAAGATGCTTGGCAAGAACTTATTGAGCGAGTGGAAGCAACTGGAGTG GATGCCCTTGAAATCAATTTTTCTTGTCCTCATGGGATGCCAGAGCGGAAGATGGGTGCTGCAGTGGGGCAAGACTGTACACTTCTGGAGGAGGTATGTGGATGGATAAATGAAAAAGCAACTGTACCTGTCTGGGCAAAGATGACTCCAAACATAAcagatattagtcag CCAGCTAGGGTGGCTTTGAAATCAGGATGCGAAGGTGTTTCTGCAATTAACACAATAATGAGCGTGATGGGGATTGATCTCAATACATTACGTCCTGAACCCTGTGTCGAGGG TTACTCCACTCCTGGTGGCTACTCTGCAAGGGCTGTCCATCCTATTGCACttggaaaagttatgcagattgcAAAAATGATGACAACAGAGTTTGGTAATACAGATTGTTCACTTTCTGGGATCGGAGGAGTTGAGACCGGTGGTGATGCTGCTGAATTTATTCTTCTTGGATCAAATACTGTTCag GTATGCACAGGTGTAATGATGCATGGCTATGGTCTTGTCAACAAGCTTTGTGCTGAGCTGAAGGATTTTATGAGGAAACACAACTTCTCATCCATAGAAGATTTCAGGGG CGTCTCCCTTCAGTACTTCACCACCCACACCGATTTGGTGAAGCGGCAGCAGCAGGCGATTAGGCAGAGGAAAGCCGTGAGGAAGGGTTTGCAATCAGATAAAGAGTGGACAGGGGATGGATTTGTGAAGGAGAGCGAAAGCATGGTGTCCAATTAA